ATCGTTATTGTGCTATATGCTAATCAATCCGATAAAGCGTGGTTTAATGCGCAGTACACATTAGCCAGATTATATAAAGTTCCAGTGAAAATTATTCATATCATTTAATGAGAGTGGGGAGTTTAAATGGATGAGCAATTAGTATCGATTATTACGCCTGTTTACAATGCAGCACGTTTTTTAGATACGATGATTGAAAGTATTGTTAACCAAACATACCAGGATTGGGAATTGATATTAGTGGATGATAAAAGTGAAGATGAAAGTATTCATATTATCGAACAATGGCAAGCAAAAGACAGTCGTATTCGTTACATTGAACTAGCTGAAAATAGTGGTGCAGCCGTTGCACGTAATCGCGCAATGGCTGCGGCAAGAGGACGCTGGATTGCTTTTATTGATAGTGATGATTTTTGGGCACCCGATAAATTAGCCTTGCAATTATCATTTATGCAGATGACTAAGGTTGCATTTTCATATACGGATTTTGCACTAGTAGATGAAGAGGGTACGGTCATTAAGTCACAAGTTCATGTACCGAATCGCTTAGATTATGATGGGTTATTAAAAAATACGGCTATTGCCTGTTCGACGGTGATGATTGACCAATTAGTAGTTGGACCCTTTCGGATGCCTTTAGTACGCAAAGGACAAGATACTGCGACATGGTTGATGTTAATGCGTGAACACGGTTTGACAGCTTATGCGGTGCCTAAGGTATTGAATTACTACCGCCAAGTAGACGGTTCTGTTTCGAGTAATCGCTTGGCAGCCTTAAAGCGCACATGGCATACCTATCGTCATTTGGAACAATTACCGTTGGCTAAGGCAATTTATTACTTTAGTTCCTATGTAATTAATGCAATAAAAAGACGGTTATAATATTGACAATATAGTCAGTCTTCCGTTAGAATAAGCTTAGTAAAGGACATATCCCATTATATTAACAGAGAAATATTGAATGGTGAAACAATATTACATAATGTGATGCTCCCTTTTGTATTCCTACTTGAAAAAGTAGCGCTTTGTCTGCGATATCGGATAATTTAAGAAATAATGATAAGTCGTTATAAGTAAGGTGGTACCGCGATGACACGCCCTTACATATAAGGACTTTTTTTATATAAAACATAGTGTGAGCGAGGGCGTTCTGCCTTGAACCACTGGAGAAAGGCACCGTAGTGCGAGCATCGCACGTAGGAGCCTTTTGAAGTGGACGTCAAGGCAGCCCGAGCGAGCCGGCATACAAAAAGAAGTGTTCGCAAAGTGCACAGAGTGGCCTTTTGAAGTGGATGTCAAGCCAAGCCGAGCGAACCAGAAAAACATAGTGTGAGTGAGGCTGCTCTGGCTTGAACCACTGGAAAATATAGTGTGAGCGAGGGTGTTCTGCCTTGAACCACTGGAGAAAGGCACCGTAGTGCGAGCATCGCACGTAGGAGACTTTTGAAGTGGACGTCAAGGCAGCCCGAGCGATCCGGCATACAAAAAGCGGCGTGCGCAAAGCGCACAGAGTAGACTTTTGAAGTGGATGTCAAGCCAAGCCGAACGAACCAGAATATAGGAGGAAGATATGAAAAAATTAACGAGTGCTCAAATTCGTCAAATGTATTTAGATTTTTTTAGCGAAAAAGGTCATGAGATTCGACCTAGTGTGTCATTGATTCCAGTTAATGACCCAACTTTATTATGGATTAACTCGGGTGTTGCGACTTTAAAACGTTATTTTGACGGAACTGAAATTCCAGCAAATCCACGCATTGCTAATGCGCAAAAATGTATTCGTACTAATGATATTGAAAATGTCGGTTATACCGCTCGTCACCATACTTTATTTGAAATGTTAGGAAACTGGTCAATCGGTGATTACTTTAAAGAAGAAGCAATTGCGATGGCTTGGGAATTTTTAACGAGTGAACGTTGGATGGCATTTGAACCAGAAAAATTATATGTGACCTATTATCCTGAAGACAAGGAAACTCCTGAAATTTGGAAACAACAAGCAAACTTTATCGCTGACCATCTTGTTCCAGTCGCTGACAATTTCTGGGATATTGGTGCGGGTCCTTGTGGTCCAGATACAGAAATTTTCTACGACCGTGGAGAAGCCTATAATAATTTAGCAGCAGATGATCCAGAAAACTATCCTGGTGGTGAAAATGAACGCTGGTTGGAAATTTGGAACTTAGTCTTTTCAGAATTCAACCATCTACCAGATAATACGTACGAACCATTACCTAATCAAAATGTCGATACGGGAATGGGATTAGAACGGATGACCTCGATTGTTCAAGATGCACCAACCAACTTTGAAACTGACTTATTTATTCCAATTATTGAATCAATTCAAGCATTAACGGATGGTATTGATTATGCAACAGCTGGCGAGAAAAAGGTGAGTTTTAAAGTGATTGCCGATCACATTCGTGCGGTATCCTTTGCGATAAGTGATGGTGCTTTGCCATCCAATGAGGGTCGTGGGTATATTATTCGTCGTCTCATTCGTCGTAGCGTGATGCATGGCCGTAAATTAGGGATTACCCGTACATTCTTGTCAGCATTAGTACCAGTTATTGTTGAAATTATGGGTACCTATTATCAAGAGCTCAGTCAAAATGTTGATTTTGTACAAAAAGTGATTTTAAATGAAGAAGAACGTTTCCATGAAACCATTGAAGAAGGCGAAAAACATTTATTATCATTATTAGAAGAAGCAAAAGTAGACAATATCAACAATGTGAGTGGCTCACAAGCATTTCAATTGTATGATACCTTTGGTTTTCCATTAGAATTAACTGAAGAAATGGCTAGCGAACAAGGATTTACTGTTGATAAAGATGGATTTGAAGTGGAAATGCAAGCGCAACGAGACCGAGCGAGAGCAGCGCGTACACGTGAAGAAAGCATGAATGTGCAAACAGATGTGTTCCATCACATTACCACCGACTTTGACTTTGTTGGGCATGAATTATTATCAACCAATGCAACGATAAAAGCCATTGTATTGGATAATGAACGAGTTGAGCGTGTACCAGCAGAGACACAAGCGTGGGTGATTTTTAATCGCAGTCCATTTTACGCGGAAATGGGTGGTCAAATTGCTGATACAGGTCTCATTTTTGACGGTGAGGAAGTATTAGCGGAAGTATTAAATGTGAAAAAAGCACCGAATGGGCAATTTATGCATTTGGTTCGTACGAAAGAATTACCGTTAACAGTGGAACAATCATATACATTAGCAGTCAATCGCCCAAATCGTATTCGTACCAATCAAAACCATACTGCTACTCACTTATTACATAAAGCATTAAAATCAGTCTTGGGTGAACACGCAAATCAAGCCGGTTCATACGTAGGGCCTGACCGTTTACGTTTTGACTTTTCACATTTTGGTAAAGTGACTGAAGAAGAGTTGCTTGCCATTGAACAAAAAGTGAATGAGATGATTGAAGAAGCGATTGATGTAGATATTCAAGAAATGGGTATTGATGATGCGAAAGCGATGGGTGCAATGGCCTTATTTGGTGAAAAATATGGAGATGTTGTGCGTGTGGTTAATATTGGTTATCAATCGATTGAATTATGTGGCGGAACGCATGTTTCGAATACACAAGAAATTGGCACCTTTAAATTATTATCAGAGTCAGGTATCGGTGCAGGTATCCGTCGTATCGAAGCGATAACTGGTGCTCAAGCTATTGCTTACTATCAATCACAAGAACAATTATTGAAACAAATTCAAGAGCAATTAAAAGTGGCACAAACCGAACAATTATTACACCGCATTGAACAATTACAGGTAGAATTGAAAGAATCGCTTCAAAAAGTTGAATCTTTAAATGCGAAGATGTTATTACAAGATGCTGAAAATCTATTTAGAGATGTAGTCATGTTAGACAATGTAAAAGTGGTTAAAACAGTTTTACAAGGTCAAGATATGGATTCAATGCGTCAATTGGGCGATGTTTGGCGTCAAAAAGACGTTTCAGATATATTAATCCTCGTCTCGACAGTTGCTGAGGACAAAGTAAACTTAATGGTCTTCGTAGCGGATGAAGCTGTGAAAAACGGAATTAAAGCTGGAGATTTAATAAAACCATTGGCTAAAGTTATTGGCGGTGGTGGCGGTGGTCGTCCACAAATGGCACAAGCAGGTGGAAAACTTGCGAGTGAAGTGCCGACATTATTAGATCAAGCGGGCGATATTATTGCGACTGTAATTGGCTAAAACGCATTTATACTAGAATCATCGAGAAAATATTCTTTAAAAAAATGGTGCTCCAATGAAAAGCGATTGAAGGAGTCGAAAAAAGACCTGACTCCTTCAATTTTTTTGTACTTTTGTGATAGATAGTGTATAATGAAAACAAACGAGAGGAAGGGTGAGAACATGCAATCACTAGACGAAACAATTATGTTTAAATTGGATGATTTAAATAAAAAAACTGTACGTGAAACACTGGAATTAGTGTTTGAAGCGTTAGAAGAAAAAGGCTATGATCCAATCAATCAAATTGTTGGATATTTATTATCAGGAGATCCTGCTTATATTCCACGCCATAATGATGCACGTAATTTAATTCGTCGTCATGAACGTGATGAAATATTAGAAAAAGTATTAACTTATTTCTTAACTCATCAAGATAGTGAATAGATGGGGCAATACAAACGTATAATGGGCTTAGATGTTGGTAGCCATACAGTAGGAGTTGCAGTCAGTGACCTTTTAGGTTGGACAGCACAAGGTGTTGAAACCATTCGAATTGATGAAGCACAAGGTGACTTTGGTTTTCAACGTTTAACTGCATTAATTGATGAATATGCAGTTTCGACTGTAGTTATTGGTTTGCCAAAAAATATGAATAATACTATTGGACCACGAGCTGAGGCGAGTCAAGCCTATGGCAATAAGTTACTGGCTTTAAAACCGGAGTTAACCATTGTTTATCAAGATGAGCGTTTAACCACCTCGCAAGCTGAAAGAATGCTTATTAACGAGGGCAATGTGTCGCGTAAAAAACGCAAACAAGTTATTGATAAACTAGCAGCCGTTATTATTTTGCAGCATTATTTAGATGCGAACAATCGCTAAAAAGAAAAGAAAGTAGGTCGTACTATGACAGAACACCATCACGAACATGAACACGAATATATTACTATCGTTGATGAAGAGGGCAACGAGTCATTATATGAAATTTTATTTACCTTTGAATCAGAAGATTTTGGTAAAAATTATGTTCTCGTATACCCAGCTGGCACTCAAGATGATGATGATATTGAATTACAAGCATTCTCATATGTAGAAAATGAGTCCGGAGACGCCGGTTCACTCGATCCAATAGAAACCGAAGCTGAATGGGAAATGATTGACGAAGTATTAAATACGTTTTTATCTGACGAAGAAGAATAGTAGTTTGAAAAACTCTGTAATGTTTAACGCATTACAGAGTTTTTGATTGGACGACAAGTGAAAAGAAACCGGTTCTTCTATCCTACCGAGACCTATAATTACATAATTCTATAATTATTATTGATGTTCCAGTGGTTCGAACTAGTACACCTCGCATTCATACGGTTCCAAGAAGTTGAAATAGATCTACTATATAACACGCTTGGAGTGTTCGGCACACTACCACGTAATTTGCTCCAATAGTTCGAGCCAGTACACCTGCACGCACACAATGAGTTCCAGGGATTCATTTCAGAATGCACCTTGTCGGATTATTCATGACTGAGCGTAGGATACTTGTAATCAGTTCTTAATAGCCATAATGGGTCAATTCTGATATAATTTATCAAAAGACCTGTTGGGAGGTATGTCGTGAATAAGATTGATTGGGAACAATTAAAGCTCGAGGCTAAGGAACGTGAGCGGTTGAGTGTAAAAGAAGATAAATGGACATCAAGAATTGTCAAGATTATTTTAATTATTTTAGCTATTAGTATCATTAGCGTTGTTGGGGGCGGGTATTGGTATTTTAAACAGTCATTAAGTCCTGTGAATCCTAATAATAAAACGACGGTAGAAGTAATGGTACCGATTGGTAGTACTAGCCGAGATATTGCGGATATTTTGAAGAAAAACGGAATTATTAAAAACGCTGATATTTTTCGCTATTATATGCGCTCAAAAAATGTGTCCGACTTAAAAGCTGGAACGTATGAATTTAACCAGGCAATGGATGTTGACGCGGTCATTAAACAGTTAGAGTCAGGTGGTAAGCCGATTCAAGAAGATGTCGATACAAAAATTACGGTAATTGAGGGGATGCAATTAAAAGAAATTGCCGAGCTAGTGGCTAAAAATACACCAATTACTGCAGAAACATTTATGTCAGTGGTTAATGATGAAGCATTTATTAAGACATTAATCAATAAATATCCATCATTATTAAAGGGAATTTTAGAGGTCGAAGGCTTGCGCTATCGTTTAGAGGGTT
The genomic region above belongs to Aerococcaceae bacterium zg-1292 and contains:
- the mltG gene encoding endolytic transglycosylase MltG — its product is MNKIDWEQLKLEAKERERLSVKEDKWTSRIVKIILIILAISIISVVGGGYWYFKQSLSPVNPNNKTTVEVMVPIGSTSRDIADILKKNGIIKNADIFRYYMRSKNVSDLKAGTYEFNQAMDVDAVIKQLESGGKPIQEDVDTKITVIEGMQLKEIAELVAKNTPITAETFMSVVNDEAFIKTLINKYPSLLKGILEVEGLRYRLEGYLFPATYDYVAGMTAQEIITKMVDAANSRYQQVRKLVDEHWLTYHQILSLASIVEREGVTTEDRKLIAAVFFNRMEAGMALQSDITVLYALDKHKEFVTYDDLEVDSPYNLYKNKGITPGPVNSPSLDAIKAVLEPTWNEYYYFVADLDTGDIYYSSTLEEHEALVEKYVNKRQSRRNESGESTTSQETTNESEAVDETAE
- the ruvX gene encoding Holliday junction resolvase RuvX, which codes for MGQYKRIMGLDVGSHTVGVAVSDLLGWTAQGVETIRIDEAQGDFGFQRLTALIDEYAVSTVVIGLPKNMNNTIGPRAEASQAYGNKLLALKPELTIVYQDERLTTSQAERMLINEGNVSRKKRKQVIDKLAAVIILQHYLDANNR
- a CDS encoding DUF1292 domain-containing protein — protein: MTEHHHEHEHEYITIVDEEGNESLYEILFTFESEDFGKNYVLVYPAGTQDDDDIELQAFSYVENESGDAGSLDPIETEAEWEMIDEVLNTFLSDEEE
- a CDS encoding IreB family regulatory phosphoprotein; the encoded protein is MQSLDETIMFKLDDLNKKTVRETLELVFEALEEKGYDPINQIVGYLLSGDPAYIPRHNDARNLIRRHERDEILEKVLTYFLTHQDSE
- the alaS gene encoding alanine--tRNA ligase; translation: MKKLTSAQIRQMYLDFFSEKGHEIRPSVSLIPVNDPTLLWINSGVATLKRYFDGTEIPANPRIANAQKCIRTNDIENVGYTARHHTLFEMLGNWSIGDYFKEEAIAMAWEFLTSERWMAFEPEKLYVTYYPEDKETPEIWKQQANFIADHLVPVADNFWDIGAGPCGPDTEIFYDRGEAYNNLAADDPENYPGGENERWLEIWNLVFSEFNHLPDNTYEPLPNQNVDTGMGLERMTSIVQDAPTNFETDLFIPIIESIQALTDGIDYATAGEKKVSFKVIADHIRAVSFAISDGALPSNEGRGYIIRRLIRRSVMHGRKLGITRTFLSALVPVIVEIMGTYYQELSQNVDFVQKVILNEEERFHETIEEGEKHLLSLLEEAKVDNINNVSGSQAFQLYDTFGFPLELTEEMASEQGFTVDKDGFEVEMQAQRDRARAARTREESMNVQTDVFHHITTDFDFVGHELLSTNATIKAIVLDNERVERVPAETQAWVIFNRSPFYAEMGGQIADTGLIFDGEEVLAEVLNVKKAPNGQFMHLVRTKELPLTVEQSYTLAVNRPNRIRTNQNHTATHLLHKALKSVLGEHANQAGSYVGPDRLRFDFSHFGKVTEEELLAIEQKVNEMIEEAIDVDIQEMGIDDAKAMGAMALFGEKYGDVVRVVNIGYQSIELCGGTHVSNTQEIGTFKLLSESGIGAGIRRIEAITGAQAIAYYQSQEQLLKQIQEQLKVAQTEQLLHRIEQLQVELKESLQKVESLNAKMLLQDAENLFRDVVMLDNVKVVKTVLQGQDMDSMRQLGDVWRQKDVSDILILVSTVAEDKVNLMVFVADEAVKNGIKAGDLIKPLAKVIGGGGGGRPQMAQAGGKLASEVPTLLDQAGDIIATVIG
- a CDS encoding glycosyltransferase encodes the protein MDEQLVSIITPVYNAARFLDTMIESIVNQTYQDWELILVDDKSEDESIHIIEQWQAKDSRIRYIELAENSGAAVARNRAMAAARGRWIAFIDSDDFWAPDKLALQLSFMQMTKVAFSYTDFALVDEEGTVIKSQVHVPNRLDYDGLLKNTAIACSTVMIDQLVVGPFRMPLVRKGQDTATWLMLMREHGLTAYAVPKVLNYYRQVDGSVSSNRLAALKRTWHTYRHLEQLPLAKAIYYFSSYVINAIKRRL